A window of Nicotiana tabacum cultivar K326 chromosome 24, ASM71507v2, whole genome shotgun sequence contains these coding sequences:
- the LOC107803212 gene encoding protein SMALL AUXIN UP-REGULATED RNA 12, producing the protein MAIRKSNKLSQAAVLKQILKRCSSLGKKNGYDDEDGLPIDVPKGHFAVYVGENRKRYIIPISFLSHPQFQSLLRCAEEEFGFNHDMGITIPCEEVVFRSLTNSMLQ; encoded by the coding sequence atggCCATCAGAAAATCAAACAAGTTGTCACAAGCTGCAGTTTTAAAGCAAATCTTGAAAAGGTGTTCGAGTTTGGGAAAGAAAAATGGCTATGACGATGAAGATGGCCTTCCCATTGATGTGCCCAAAGGTCATTTTGCTGTCTACGTAGGAGAGAATCGAAAACGATATATTATACCAATTTCTTTCTTAAGTCACCCTCAGTTTCAGTCCCTTCTCCGTTGTGCCGAAGAGGAGTTTGGGTTCAATCACGACATGGGCATTACTATTCCTTGTGAAGAAGTCGTTTTCCGATCATTAACTAATTCCATGCTGCAGTAG